CTCGACCGACTGGCTTCGGTCTCTCGGATTCCGAATGTTCGGCTCGGGGTCATCCCATTGGCCGGCCGCATTCCAGAAATGCCGCTGAATACCTTCAGGGTCTACGACCGACGACTGGCCACCGTGGAAACCGGAACCGGTGCTTTGATACTTCGGGACCATCGCGACGTGAACGCGTACCGCGAGGACTTCGAGAGGTACGAGTCGTACGCAGTCTTCGGCGACGAGTGCCGGGAACTCCTGAACGAGTGGTCCGTTCTCTTTACCCGACAACGCGAATAACGCTAGAGGCCCCATGCCTGCGGTCCGAGGATATAGCTGTGCCGGAGCAGTACCAGCTCTGAGCCTGCCCCTGTCCCTGACCTCACAGGAAGGCACACCCATGCCCGAAACCGACCTGTACAGCTTGCCTATCGGCGGAGCCACGTTCCTCAAGGCGTGTGGAGGCAACACCCATCCGGACGGCGAGTCCTGCGCCACGCTGGCGAAGATCGGCCCCGACACG
The window above is part of the Streptomyces venezuelae genome. Proteins encoded here:
- a CDS encoding DUF397 domain-containing protein — its product is MPETDLYSLPIGGATFLKACGGNTHPDGESCATLAKIGPDTWAMGDSKRPSAEPLRFTTAELDAAGIDPARFTVSA